Within Capra hircus breed San Clemente chromosome 7, ASM170441v1, whole genome shotgun sequence, the genomic segment GGCCCTCCCCTCTCAGAGCGTCAGCACCCTGCCCAGGGAACTAGCATCTCTTCTCTAGGAGAAGGGACTGTGTCTCCCCCTGCCTGGGCCACAGTCAGGACAGAGGGAGCTcctgatctgagcctcagttcccctgTGTGACGATGGGTGTGCAGGGTGCGCATACAGTAGATGCGAAACATAGCGCCTGGACTTCCTGGCAGCGCAGAGTGGGGACTGGGAAACGGGGAGTGGGTGAGACCCCACCTTCTGCTATGTATGTGCACAATTCAGAACCCCCAGCCCTGGGTCCAGGCCGCCCAACCTGGCCCCGCCCTTCCTGAGTCCAGGCCCGCCCCTGTCCCGCCTCCCCTCTGGCCCCGCCCCCCCTCTGGGCCCGCCCACTGAGCAGCTCTCTGCCAGACCTGAACCCTCCCCGTGTCCTCGGAGGGATATCATACCCCAAGGCCAAACAGTTATTTCTGCctctattattcccattttacaggtaaggggACCAAGGCCCCCCGAAGCAACTCCCTCCCACAAGAGCGAGGAGTGAATAGGGACTCCGGGCCCCTTGGCGGAGGGCGGGCTCCCACCTGATGTAGCCCACTTGGGGCCGGTGCTGCAGGAACCAGCGGTAGGAGGTCTTGTCCTTCCAGCCCACGTTCCGGGGATCCTTCCACAGCAGCCGCACCTGTGACGCTGTGTCCCCCGTGTGCCACAGTGCGTTCCGAAGCTGCTCCCCAGGGCCTGTGGAGGACTTCACGGCCTACCACAtccaggaagaggagaggggtcAGGGGCCATGCAGGCCACCGAGGCCCCCAGACGGGCAAGGAGCTTTGAGTCAGAGGAGTGGTGGGGGTCCCGGGCATGCCTGGATGGGAGACCCCCCAAGGAAGCCTTGAGGGCCACATGGAGGTTTACAGGGGGGTTATAGGGAGCAGCAGTGGTCGGTAGGATAAACTAGAGTCTAGAGGATTTAGGGAATTTTAGGGTTTCAGTGAAATACTGGGatccgggtggcgctagtggtaaagaacccgcctgcaatggaggagatgccagagatgggggttccatccctgggtctggaagatcccctggaggagggcatggcaccccactccagtattcttgcctggagaatccaggacacaggagcctggcaggctacagtccatggagttgcaaagagtccgacacgactgagcggatcTATTCTATTCTAGGGGGTCTGCAGGAGGATTTGGAACCTGCGAGAAAGCCTGGGGCTCTGTGAGGCGGTTTGGATGCCCACAGGAAGACTAGGGGATCCTGGGGGCATGTTTGAGGACCTGTGGGAGGAACTGGGAGGATTTCGGTAGAAAGCCTTCGAGGTCCGTAGGATCATGCCGGGGACTGTAAGGCTTGTGGGTCTGTGGAAGGGCAGGGGGCCTCAGAGACGGCGCTGAAACCAAGCGCTCAGGAAGGGCCCAGCACCTTGAGCTGGATGCCGGGCTCTGCCACCGCACGGAACGGGCTCGCCTGCCAGTACGTCTGCTCCATCTGTTTCCACATGACCGCGTAGAAGCTGGAGCTGTCCTGGTAGCCAAAGATGAAACCAGCGTAGTCGTCATCCGTGACAGTGTTCACATGGAACGTGCCTTCGAAATCCACGCCATTGAAGGCCGTGTAACCTGGGGAGAAGAAGGCACGCTAGCTCCTGTCCTACCGGGATCCGGATCCGTCCCCGAACCCTGCCCCTTCGGAGTACAGAACGCCCAAGCCCAGAGTCCAGACCACCTAGCCTGGCTCCGCCTTTCCCGAGTCCAGGCCCGCCCCTGTCCCGCCTCTcctccggccccgccccccgggcAGCTCCCTGCATGGCTTGGcctgctccccccccccccccccccccccccgcttctCACCCACAGCCAGGCCTGGGTCGCTGTTCATCGTCTGCACGATCTCCATACCCTGGTGAGGTTCAAAGGACGAAGGGCATCAGGCCAGAAGGACTGGGCTCCCCGCCCCCAGTTTAGGACCCGCCGCGGTGGTCCTGGGCTCCCCCCACTTCCCGCCTAGTCCCCGCCCCCACCTGGTTGAGCACCACCCAGTTAGGGTCTATCTGCGCGTCGCCCTCAGGGTCCAGCACGACCGTCTGGAAGGCCCGGAAGTCGGTGAGGGTGACCTCAGCGTTCTCCGGACACACATCGATCTTGTCTACTACCTTGTCCGCATCAAAGTCGCCCTGGCACGCGTCGCCCACGCCGTCCCCTGAGAGGAGGTgggaggcccccccccccccgcaatgATAGAATGAGctccaggccccgccccaggCCTGGCCATGCCCATACAAGCTACTGGCCCTGCCCAGGCCACGCCTCCAGCTCGGCTCACAAGTGCCACTGCCCCCACCATGCCCACCCCAAACCTCACCCTGGCCCTGCCCCACAGGACCTGCGTCCGGCCTTACGGTCCATGTCTTCCTGGCCTGGGTTGGGCACTAGACGGCAGTTGTCCCTACTGTCGGGGACCCCATCGTTGTCGTCATCGTCATCGCAGGCGTCACCCTGGCCATCGTGGTCTGAGTCCTGCTGGGCACTGTTGGGCACTGTGGGGCAGTTGTCCATCGAGTCCTGGTGCCCATCCCCATCCCTAGAGTGGGTGGACCAGGGACAGTGAGGCGAAAGCCGGGTCGGGCGCTGCCCACGCTGGGTCCCCACCTCAGCCCCGGATGGCCTGCTTACTTGTCTTGGTCGCTGTCACAAGCATCTCCCACGAAGTCGTGGTCCACATCCCTCTGGGggccagaggagggggaggataCAGACGTTCATAATCAGGGCAGAAGAATTCAGaagcctctcccccacccccagttccaGAGCCAAGATCTTCCTGAGCCCAAGCAACATCCACCCgcacacccccctccccccgccccaaccccaGCCAAGTTGTTCAGACTGGGCTGGAGTCTTGCTAACCAGCCTGGGACTCACCTGGGGGTCTGCCCCAGCTGGAGCCTGGCCTACACTCACCTGGTCTGCGTTGCTCTTCTGAGGACAGTTGTCACAGGCATCTCCTACACCATCACCATCAGTGTCCTTCTGATCTGAGTTGGGCACCCTGGGGCAGTTGTCCATCGGATTTCGGATCCCTGCgagaagcagaggaaacagaaccGGATCCCCAGATGGGGCTGGGGCCAGGCTGACTTCAGCAGAGCAGGTGCAGACCTGGGATTAGCCTGGGACAGAGACCCCACTCCACCTTTGGTTCCCAATAACTACAAAGTTAAACCAAGTCTTCGTGCCCAGTCCCCAGCCAGCCTCCTAGAGACTAAATGGATGGAGCGGTGGAGGGGCTGGCTCAGCGTGTGCACCACCTTGGGTCTCTGCCCGGCTGTGAAAATGGTACCTCCTCCATGGGGCCCTGTCCCCCATGCTCACGGCTCTGTCCTCTTTCCCCTGCAGCATCTAACGCACGGtccccctttccctcctccaaaaggtcttccctctttcccttggCCTCTCAGCTTGCATTTCTGTGCGCGGAGCAGGTTCAGCGGTTCCTGGCGCCCTAGGCGAGCTCACTCGCTCCGGCTTCCAGAAGAGGCCGAGCCCCACCTCCAGCCAAACCCCACCCCTTGGTGCCcgccctttcctctcctctcctcgcGCGCCCAGAACTCACGGTCGCCGTCTATGTCGTCGTCGCAGGCGTCGCCTCGGCCGTCCTTATCTGTGTCCTTCTGGTCGTCGTTCTTCTGGGACCGACAGTTGTCGCACGCATCGCCCCACTTGTCGCCATCCGTATTTCGCTGGTCTGGGTTCCGCACGAGCGGGCAGTTGTCCTAGAGGTGAGGGCCGGTTAGGGGATAGGCAGTCCTAGAGAGTCAAAAGTCACTCCCCAGACTGTCCAGCTCCGAGGCCCCGCCTCCTCTGCATGGACCCCACCTCAGTCCTTTGGGACCCCTAGATCAGCCTCTGAGGCCACACCCGTCACCCGGAGACACGCCCCCCCACCCGGTCCTTCCCGGGCCCCCACTTTTGCCCCACCTTCTCATTGAGGACGCCGTCCCCGTCGGCGTCCGGGTCGCAGGCGTCTCCGATGCCGTCCCGGTCCACATCCTCCTGCCCTGAGTTGGGCACCGTCACGCAGTTGTCCTAGGGGTGGGCACAACGGGCATTGGGGGCGTGGCCAGCAGCCCCGCCCACCCTGCCAGGCCACGCCCTCCACGCCGCACCCACCTTTCTGCACTGGCGCTCCGAGCAGCGTAACTTCTCGTCTGGGAAGCCGTCCAAGTCTGTGTCGCGGCCGCAGATGAGCCCATTGCCAGCCCAGCCGACGGCGCACTGCGGGTGGGGTAGTCAGTGGGTGCTCTGGCGTGGCCCTACACCCGCACCCTCATCCCATTCTACTCCTGGCCTGCTCGCACTCACCACGCATGATCGCGACCCGTCACGCTCCAGCACGCAGTCGGCCTTCTCGTGGCACGGGCTGGGCGTGCCGTCAGGGCAGAAGCGCTGTGGCCGCCGACGGCAGCCTGATGCCTGGTCGCCTACGAAGCCGGGCTGGCACGGGCCGCACTGGAAGGAGCCCTGAGCCCGGGCCACAGGAGGTCAGCCCCCGCCGCCTGACGCTTCCGCCCCACCCTCCCCATCTCTcaatccttccttctcctcccaggCCTTACCACGGTATTGACGCATACAGAGTTGGGGACGCAGTTATGCTGCCCGGTCTCGCACTCGTTAATGTCCGTACAAACCTGGGTGGGAGAGAGCGCACTGGTCAACGCTCCCAGGCAGATACCCCCAGACCTCCCACCCGAGTCACGAATCCTCTGAATCCTACCTCTTCCCTAATCTTTCCTCCAGTCCCGACCATCCCTGATGGGAAACCCTTAACTTCCTCTTCCCCAGACTCCTGTCCCCATCCGTTGCCCCTGGAGCCAAGCAGGCTGCGAGGCTGAAGTTTACTTAACAAAATGCCCCCCACCTCGAAATGCTCCTCCCGGCTCTCCAACCCCCGACGGCCCTCACCTGCTTGTTGGCCTTGGCGAAGGCCAGCCCCACGCCCTCGTGGGTGGGGCCGCTGAACCCAGGTGGGCAAGCCTCGCAGCGGAAGCCGGGACTGGTATTGATGCAGCGGACGCGAGGGAAGCAAGGATGGGCggtgcactggaggaggaagggcCCAGGAGGATCAGAGGATGAGGAGCTGGGCCTCCCCCAAAGAGGCGCCTTAGGGCTTATTGGACTTGTAAAGCTCAAGGGTCATCAGCTAGCTATAGGAGGGAGGGGGTGCCATGTAGGGCAGAGGCTATTGTCCCAGAGGTCAGGTCACACACGGCTTTGCCTCGATGTGGGAAAGGGCAAGACCAGGCGAGGAGAAGGGCCTGCCTGGAGTGGGGCTGTTTCTGGGACCCAGTGGGCTGGATGCTCATGGACGGGGGAAGAAATTTTGAGGGCGGGCGTCCCCAGCGGAAGGGGGAAGTGGTCGTCGGGGTGTGCGTGCCCGTCGGTGAGGAGGTTGCCGGGGCGGGGGGACCCCGGTGGTGGAAGGGTCTCTGGGGTCGGCCACCCCGGGCGGTGGTGAGTGGGGTCGTTGAGGCGGACCACTCCCGACTGTAGGGGAGTCGTCGGGGTGGACGTCACTG encodes:
- the COMP gene encoding cartilage oligomeric matrix protein isoform X1, translated to MEREEQKGERETVGGETPKRARNLARDAGRWSRGGRSEKRQSGAEIERLQRPGETSAPYGAGSRNSQDAAWMRALSRQAPPLGVALTTRAPLPAGMQPARTPSLTVRPLSQCSPGFCFPGVACTETASGARCGPCPEGFTGNGSHCADVNECTAHPCFPRVRCINTSPGFRCEACPPGFSGPTHEGVGLAFAKANKQVCTDINECETGQHNCVPNSVCVNTVGSFQCGPCQPGFVGDQASGCRRRPQRFCPDGTPSPCHEKADCVLERDGSRSCVCAVGWAGNGLICGRDTDLDGFPDEKLRCSERQCRKDNCVTVPNSGQEDVDRDGIGDACDPDADGDGVLNEKDNCPLVRNPDQRNTDGDKWGDACDNCRSQKNDDQKDTDKDGRGDACDDDIDGDRIRNPMDNCPRVPNSDQKDTDGDGVGDACDNCPQKSNADQRDVDHDFVGDACDSDQDKDGDGHQDSMDNCPTVPNSAQQDSDHDGQGDACDDDDDNDGVPDSRDNCRLVPNPGQEDMDRDGVGDACQGDFDADKVVDKIDVCPENAEVTLTDFRAFQTVVLDPEGDAQIDPNWVVLNQGMEIVQTMNSDPGLAVGYTAFNGVDFEGTFHVNTVTDDDYAGFIFGYQDSSSFYAVMWKQMEQTYWQASPFRAVAEPGIQLKAVKSSTGPGEQLRNALWHTGDTASQVRLLWKDPRNVGWKDKTSYRWFLQHRPQVGYIRVRFYEGPELVADSNVVLDTTMRGGRLGVFCFSQENIIWANLRYRCNDTIPEDYEAQRLLQA
- the COMP gene encoding cartilage oligomeric matrix protein isoform X2 translates to MVLATARVLLLTLAALGASGQGQMPPGGDLGPQMLRELQETNAALQDVRDLLRQQVKEITFLKNTVMECDACGMQPARTPSLTVRPLSQCSPGFCFPGVACTETASGARCGPCPEGFTGNGSHCADVNECTAHPCFPRVRCINTSPGFRCEACPPGFSGPTHEGVGLAFAKANKQVCTDINECETGQHNCVPNSVCVNTVGSFQCGPCQPGFVGDQASGCRRRPQRFCPDGTPSPCHEKADCVLERDGSRSCVCAVGWAGNGLICGRDTDLDGFPDEKLRCSERQCRKDNCVTVPNSGQEDVDRDGIGDACDPDADGDGVLNEKDNCPLVRNPDQRNTDGDKWGDACDNCRSQKNDDQKDTDKDGRGDACDDDIDGDRIRNPMDNCPRVPNSDQKDTDGDGVGDACDNCPQKSNADQRDVDHDFVGDACDSDQDKDGDGHQDSMDNCPTVPNSAQQDSDHDGQGDACDDDDDNDGVPDSRDNCRLVPNPGQEDMDRDGVGDACQGDFDADKVVDKIDVCPENAEVTLTDFRAFQTVVLDPEGDAQIDPNWVVLNQGMEIVQTMNSDPGLAVGYTAFNGVDFEGTFHVNTVTDDDYAGFIFGYQDSSSFYAVMWKQMEQTYWQASPFRAVAEPGIQLKAVKSSTGPGEQLRNALWHTGDTASQVRLLWKDPRNVGWKDKTSYRWFLQHRPQVGYIRVRFYEGPELVADSNVVLDTTMRGGRLGVFCFSQENIIWANLRYRCNDTIPEDYEAQRLLQA